The following proteins come from a genomic window of Terribacillus aidingensis:
- the pnp gene encoding polyribonucleotide nucleotidyltransferase has protein sequence MADQKQVFSTEISGQTFSVEIGELAKQANGACLIQYGDTSVLSTVTGSKEPKDLPFFPLTVNYEERLYAVGKIPGGFIKREGRPSEKAVLASRLIDRPIRPLFPDGFRNDVQVISMVMSVDQDYSSEIAAMIGSSIAISISDIPFHGPIAGVVVGRVDGEFVINPTKEQQEKSDIDLTVAGTKDAINMVEAGAQEVPEDIMLEAIMFGHEEIKRLVAFQEEIVAAVGKEKMEVKLFDLDKELTEDVKSRCYDQLKAAIEVHEKKAREAAITEVKNEMVAFYEEQETDEDTIKQVKGILDKLVKEEVRRAITKDKIRPDGRGVDEIRPLSSRIGVLPRTHGSALFTRGQTQALSVCTLGALGDVQILDGLDTEETKRFMHHYNFPHFSVGETGPIRGPGRREIGHGALGERALEKVIPDEKDFPYTIRLVSEILESNGSTSQASICASTMAMMDAGVPIKAPVAGIAMGLVASGDDYTILTDIQGMEDALGDMDFKVAGTEKGVTALQMDIKIEGLSREILEEALTQARKGRLEILGHMMSTISEPKQELSAYAPKILTMTINPDKIRDVIGPSGKQINKIIEETGVKIDIEQDGTVFISSTESEKNEQAKQIISDIVREVEVGEVYDGTVKRIEKFGAFVELFKGKDGLVHISELAEERVGKVEDVVKIGDKLKVKVKEIDRQGRVNLSHKQLLIEAKKEKEEQETAE, from the coding sequence CCAGTACGGCGATACGTCCGTACTATCGACTGTCACTGGTTCGAAGGAACCGAAGGACCTACCGTTCTTCCCGCTGACAGTGAACTACGAGGAAAGACTTTATGCAGTAGGTAAGATACCAGGCGGTTTCATTAAGCGGGAAGGTCGTCCGAGTGAAAAAGCAGTACTTGCTTCACGTCTGATTGACCGTCCGATTCGTCCTTTATTCCCGGATGGATTCCGTAATGATGTACAAGTAATCAGCATGGTCATGAGTGTGGATCAGGATTATTCTTCTGAAATTGCTGCAATGATCGGTTCTTCCATTGCTATCAGCATTTCTGATATCCCATTCCATGGTCCGATCGCTGGTGTAGTAGTCGGTCGTGTTGATGGTGAATTCGTCATCAATCCAACGAAAGAACAGCAAGAAAAAAGTGACATCGATTTAACTGTAGCTGGAACAAAAGATGCAATCAACATGGTTGAAGCAGGTGCGCAGGAAGTGCCGGAAGACATCATGCTGGAAGCAATCATGTTCGGTCATGAAGAGATCAAACGACTTGTCGCTTTCCAGGAAGAAATCGTTGCTGCTGTGGGCAAAGAGAAGATGGAAGTGAAACTCTTCGATTTGGACAAGGAATTGACAGAAGATGTGAAAAGCCGCTGCTACGATCAGCTGAAAGCTGCAATCGAGGTGCATGAGAAAAAAGCACGCGAAGCTGCAATCACTGAAGTGAAGAACGAAATGGTTGCGTTCTATGAAGAACAAGAAACCGACGAAGATACAATCAAGCAAGTGAAGGGTATCCTTGATAAACTTGTGAAGGAAGAAGTTCGTCGTGCCATCACGAAGGACAAGATCCGTCCTGATGGACGCGGAGTGGATGAAATCCGTCCATTGTCTTCCCGTATCGGAGTACTTCCTCGTACACACGGGTCTGCTTTATTCACACGCGGCCAAACGCAGGCACTAAGTGTTTGTACGTTGGGCGCACTTGGTGATGTACAGATTCTGGATGGTCTTGATACAGAAGAAACGAAGCGTTTCATGCATCACTACAACTTCCCGCATTTCAGCGTCGGAGAGACTGGACCAATCAGAGGACCAGGACGCCGCGAAATCGGTCATGGTGCACTTGGTGAGCGTGCTTTGGAGAAAGTTATTCCAGATGAGAAGGATTTCCCTTATACAATTCGACTTGTATCTGAGATCCTTGAATCGAATGGTTCAACATCACAGGCTAGTATCTGTGCCAGCACAATGGCTATGATGGATGCAGGTGTACCAATCAAAGCACCAGTTGCCGGAATCGCAATGGGTCTGGTAGCTTCTGGTGATGATTATACAATCCTTACCGATATCCAAGGCATGGAAGATGCACTAGGCGATATGGACTTCAAAGTTGCCGGAACTGAAAAAGGTGTAACAGCACTGCAAATGGATATTAAAATCGAAGGCTTAAGCCGTGAAATCCTGGAAGAGGCACTTACACAAGCTCGTAAGGGCCGTCTGGAGATCCTTGGTCATATGATGTCTACAATCAGCGAACCGAAGCAAGAGCTTTCCGCTTATGCTCCTAAGATCCTGACGATGACTATTAATCCGGATAAGATCCGTGATGTAATCGGACCAAGTGGTAAACAGATTAATAAGATCATTGAAGAAACTGGCGTTAAGATCGATATCGAACAAGACGGTACTGTATTCATTTCTTCTACTGAATCTGAGAAGAACGAACAAGCGAAGCAGATTATCAGTGACATCGTGCGCGAAGTTGAAGTTGGCGAAGTTTACGATGGTACAGTGAAGCGAATCGAGAAATTCGGTGCTTTCGTTGAATTGTTCAAAGGAAAAGATGGTTTGGTTCATATCTCTGAACTTGCAGAAGAACGTGTAGGCAAGGTTGAGGATGTCGTCAAGATCGGCGACAAACTGAAAGTGAAAGTCAAGGAAATCGACCGTCAAGGCCGAGTTAACCTTTCTCACAAACAGTTATTGATCGAAGCTAAGAAAGAAAAAGAAGAGCAGGAAACTGCTGAATAA